The genomic DNA AAAGAGACGGGGATACTCTGTGAACATTCATAGGCTACTGCTGTAATTCCACAATTCAGGTAGGTTGAATAACCTGGTGAGCGAGTGAAACATCCATCCAGCTCGTTCATGTACTACACTGTTTATATAAAAACTACAATGTACAGAAAAGCAGattctaaaactaaaataatgaattacttttcttagatcaagctctgcatctgcttggcTTAACTTGCGTCGGCATTCATGTTGTTGGATTTGAAACAGTGGGCTCTGGGAAACGGCACTGCACTACAACAGCCTTGTAACTACGATTTAAAGGGTTCTAGCTGCTGAAATAATCCATAAATAAGACCATGTCttgtataaccataggaaaagcatgggacaACTGCTTTTCTAAGGGGGACCCCTCTCTTGGCAGTCAGGGGGTTTACCTTGGTCTGTGGGCTGGGCCCATACTTGGTGAATCGGTATTGCCACTCAGGAAGCCCCAGGTGGGTGACCATGAGCCGATAGTAGGCAATGAAAGACTCAGTGAGGAAGTGCCAGTACAGCGCGCGGTCCAGAAACCACACCTCACACTGCTGCGCCACCAGCCCTGGAGAGAGGGCAATACAAACATGCACAGACACAGTCACACTACAGCCAGGAGGTACAGCTACTGAAATAATTGACTGGTGTATGATAAAAAATAACTACGTGGTTTGACGTTTCTGTAAACAAGGCAGACTTTTCCATTTCCGTTGCAGGCGTCCAACTCAAATATCCGACTTCGGGAATCAAAATGGGGCTTCACTGGCTGGCTTTTCACCCCTAGGAACAGAAAGCAGAGTGAGGGGACTGAGAGTAGAGTGAGGGGACTGAGAGAGGCAGTGCTTCTAGCTGTGTGTCCCAACCTGGGATCCAAGCCCCCCCTTGGGGATCCACAGCCCATGTTACCCTCGGTAAGATGAATATTACGTGCATGTTGGTGTGCTAGATTCCCAAATCTTCAGACATGGTTTTTCAGTAGATTTGCTAACTTTTAAACAGGTAGAATAAAGATGGTGTACACAGTTTATACACAGTAATTTAATCAAAAGAATAAACCTCTTTCCCTTTTGTATTGCAATATGTTTTTTCCCCGTTAAAAGTAATAATGCACAAAAATTGAACACAACATGTTCTACAGCTTCTCTCCGcactttaaaaacaaagaattacTCAGAACAAGTTACCAAGCATGTTTATTGTACCTTTAAGCAATGCTGCGTTGTGAGTCAGATCTCTTACCCTCGCTGTCTGACTCGCTGTCCAGGTCTGCCAGGGTGGGTGCGCTGGGCAGGGAGTACAGAGGGGACTCGCACAGGGGGCTCAGCGCACACACGCTGTTGATAACCATGGAGCCCAGCGGCACGGGCTGTCCTGCCAGAGAGAAGCAGGGAAACAGTCAGCATGCTCCGCACAGCCACGGCCACCAGGGGGCTCCCGAGAGTGTGGCCACTTCAGCCAGGGATTTACACACAATCACAGATTTAGAGTTAGAAGCTAAGATTCAAGCAAAATACAGCAGCTTTTTGATCAGTGCATTGGTGCGTTTGGGATGTGTCCTATTATATCGGATTATGCCACAGAGCAGGGATACTACATGCTATATGAAGCAAGGCTGTACTGTACTTCTTACAGTATTGGTGTTGGTACAGCAGACTTTCTTCAGTACATTAATCTGCTGTTGTCCTGGTTTGGGCAGCTTGCATTCTAGAAAGTATAAGAATGCAAGCTGCCCAAATGATGACAACTGCAGTGCAATGGACTGAAGGAAAGCTGCATCACTAATACTGCTGTCAGTGATTAATAGAGAAGCAGCTGGGGGTCTACTGTGGATGCTGTATTTGAGAAACACTCAAGTCAGAAAGGCGAGTGCTTGAACCAACTATGAACTACTATGACAATGTTCCCAATGTGCGTTAGTCCTGCACCCAGTCTTGGGTTTCAGAACTTCCCTTGTTTAGATATATTAATAAAATGAGCAGGTGCCAGGAGCTTGAGCAATCAGGCCCCTGCTAAAACTGCTCTGAATTAACTTTTCATCATAGCATGAATAAACCACACCTCAGTCTGTACAGTCTGTAGGCTTATTAATAGGAGTTCATGCAGCTGTTTATCATCAAacccctggctcctgatcatttaaataatataattaaacaatagaaGATTtgaaaacccaggactgggtgcagggctagtgtgagtttcaagtaCTGCAGTGATGGGGCTTTTGTAGCGTTACTTCCCTCCAAAGTACCAAACAGGCAACACAATCAGAACTGTGCGACAGATCTACTCTTCATAGCCTACCATCAAACTTGGCGCTCCAGGTGAGCTGAAAGCCATCTGTGGTGAGGTAGAAATCCCTCAGGTCCTCAGGCAGGATGCAGCAGTGCttctacagacacacagacacactctggTTATACAGCATGGGCAAGCATGGGCAGCTCTGGTTCAGGAGGGCCATTCTAGACATGATTTAACAGGTATAATGACTGCTTTAAATGCAGGTTTAATCAGATCAATTAAAGAACATTTAATCAGCTCAATTAATGAACATGGGTGGAACAAAGACATGGTCTGAATGAGCCAGGGCCTCCCATCTCTGCTACAGATATACACACTGCTGCGTCCTGGTACCTGATTACAGATAAACCACAGGGGTGAGTTTGAactaaaacagaacaaacaataaGGTAAGAGGAAGCAGGAGCTACTTCATCTATAgccttgtccttttaatatctgTATACTTCAAACTGAATTATAAAATTCACAAACCAAAAGACCTCCAAAAGAATTAAAGGAACCGATGATAGCactgctagtgctaataagaggtatgaAATCTTGGTTAGCATTCCTTTTAGAGGACAGTATTATTTTTCAACCGACTGAGACTTGTTGCACAATTAACAGATTCCATAATGTCTCAATGTTGATACAATCATGCGAGtgatttgtactttttttatttaaagtcctAATTAAATATTACTGCAAGTCTATACAGTGTCAGTAGCAAAAACTACTCCAGCAGGTtctattaatgctattatacccATATGTTTCTGCAATTAACCCAAAACAAGTGGTAGTTCAGGTTTAAAGTTGAATCCTACCTCTCTCACGGTCTCAGTGCTGCCACCTGGTGGTTCTATCTTGCACCTGCCTCCATTCCAAACAGCAGAGTGACAACACTACTTATTGGTTCAAAACCACAATGCAGAAACTACTGTCTAACTGCTGTTGTCTGTAGCACCCTATCAGTGATGCACATATAAACCCAGGGTCAGACTAGCTAATGAATTAGCCCTAACATATACTGAGGGGCCCTATCTGCTTTTTATGAATGACCCTTAAATACTTGGATTTACATTTGAGAtctgctgtaaaataaaattcgTCATTTATTCTAACTTTATTATCATTGTGTTTTTCCAACAACATTAAGAATTGTTAAATATTAAACCATGCACTTGAAAACaggatattttattttactttcatagctggctttttttattatttaaaaatgtaaaagacgCAGACACATGagagagaaaggaaaaaaagcCAGGGTCCTAGGCACATGCCTGTGTAGCTGTGAGGCCCGTCACACCTGTCTTGTGTGAATCCAGCCTATCAATGGCATGAACGACCCCTCCTATTCCTGAACAGACACCCTTATTGCAGGCCCAGTATTGTACCCACCAGTTCCCAAGATAAGATGACGTGGCGCTCAGCGGGCTCCTTCTCCACAAACTTCACGTCTGTGACACCTGGGCGGCTTTCTGGAATGACAGGGGAGGCAGAACTGACACACTAGCAGGACAAACGCTGGCAGCCACCAGCCTGCTTGGGGTCGATGAGAGAATGCCACTCATCAGGGAaggttcccttataaaagtttaccctaAAATGAAAGCATAAACTATAAAACAAAccctggtaaactatggtaaatgcatagtataaaacCATGGGACAGTGATCATGGTAGAATTTATAGGGTTTGATCATTACCTTCAAAGCTAGAAACAACTCCTTCAGCcacagggttaccatatgactccatgttcactggaacagttcaggctttttaactcgcatcgcaatgcattctggtacgttgtACCTGTCACAGGTACCTttcacttgtttcttttctttataagaagcaggactacacttaccagcaTGCATTGGGTTTCGAGTTAGAAAGCcagaactatcccaaactgtcatATGATAACCTACTCAGCCCTGCTGGTACAGTAGGAGTTGTTTTGGTAAAATAAAACTGGCattcaaaaatgtatttagaaGTGTCGTATGTTAGCAGCACGCTTCTTCCATTCCAAACAGTCTCTGTCTCTAACTTAGCACACTGTGTCAGTCTAATATAGAAAGACGGACGATACAGCTcgcatttgattattattatagaatgatttattattattatagtagtgAACAGCCTTGAATCAACACACTTGTTCCCTGCCCTCTTCTTTATCGCGCTGCAGTTAGTTACCACAGCAACCTTGTTATATCGTTACCTGCCGTTATGGTGGTTGACTTACCCAATATCCGCGTTATACCCAACGTCAGCAGGTCCACGACCCCTTTCATACTGTCCCCATTCATCACTTCACCCATAACTGTATTATTCCGCTTACTGAATTTGATAATACAGCgcattcatttaaaatacttcAGCATTGCCAAGCCTCCTTCGCCGCACTTCCTGCTCCTCTGTAACCAGGATATACAACCGCAGCAGCTTATCCCGATTTCTGGGAATCGTAGTTTTTAAGTACACTTGCTTTTGCCCAGATCTATGCGGCTACAAAGATAGAAAAAACTACAAATATCACAACCCATAGCATAGGGTGGGTTGTCAAATTGAGCCCCGCATGCACCGTCATAAAGCGGATTCTCCACGCCGTTGTTGATTCACCAGCAGTTGCTCATCGAGCTGTTAAATTCACCGGTGCGTCACTGTGCTGAAGCAGCGGATTCTCCACGCCGTTGTTGATTCACCAGCAGTTGCTCATCGAGCTGTTAAATTCACCGGTGCGTCACTGTGCTGAAGCAGCGGATTCTCCACGCCGTTGTTGATTCACCAGCAGTTGCTCATCGAGCTGTTAAATTCACCGGTGCGTCACTGTGCTGAAGCAGCGGATTCTCCACGCCGTTGTTGATTCACCAGCAGTTGCTCATCGAGCTGTTAAATTCACCGGTGCGTCACTGTGCTGAAGCAGCGGATTCTCCACGCCGTTGTTGATTCACCAGCAGTTGCTCATCGAGCTGTTAAATTCACCGGTGCGTCACTGTGCTGAAGCAGCGGATTCTCCACGCCGTTGTTGATTCACCAGCAGTTGCTCATCGAGCTGTTAAATTCACCGGTGCGTCACTGTGCTGAAGCAGCGGATTCTCCACGCCGTTGTTGATTCACCAGCAGTTGCTCATCGAGCTGTTAAATTCACCGGTGCGTCACTGTGCTGAAGCAGCGGATTCTCCACGCCGTTGTTGATTCACCAGCAGTTGCTCATCGAGCTGTTAAATTCACCGGTGCGTCACTGTGCTGAAGCAGCGGATTCACCACGCCGTTGTTGATTCACCAGCAGTTGCTCATCGAGCTGTGTTAAATTCACCGGTGCGTCACTGTGCTGAAGCAGCGGATTCAGAGTCTGCTCCCACTGTGGAAGTTTGCCTTGCACGGAGATACTATTATCAATGTAACTGTACATTCAGAGACgccaaatcttttgaaaatgggcacggagttgtgtatttttttaaataaatatgtaataacgCTAATAAACAtgataaacaatatcacatttgccACCTTATCCAGAGTAGCCGACTGAGCTGGTGACGTACAAGAATTCGATATCAGAGAGAAcagattatgatgatgatgatgatgatgatgatgatgatgatgatgattattattattattattattattattatttttattattattattattattttatcgtATGTTATTTGTCCGTatgttatttgtccttttataAACATGTTACAAAGTTGCAAAAAGTGGGCGAAgtgtatttgaaagtgtacccattaatatattcattatatttataaatatttacagctgcaggctagctgctttctacattttaatgtaacaacaagcGAGCTCCTAGATTAGTCGGTTAAACTAACCCTTCGTCCCAGTAAGCTTTCACTCAGCTCGCACAGGTGAGCCGCAGTCTTTCTATTATGATCAGATATGTTGATTCACTAAACTGTTGAATTCCCCGCACCAAATGATGACACTTAAAGTACTACgagcaaaaataaattacattgcacatgttatgtcttcttcagttactatactatactgaaaatgtgtgttttagatttaatttaatgtttttattcattttctaccaGTTTGAATGTGCTTGAGACcgtgttttttttcagaaatggcagtttttaaagggaaataaaacaaaaaccgtcaaagtatgagtatgatgaatgttatttatgtttaccggagtatttatacttctacaaaatacagaaagatggtgcttaactgatttgtatttaattatacaacgAGTTGAAAACTGCCAAGTTCATGAGTATCAGAGAGCGCTCTGAGCAGCGTTGGCCATATAGAGGCAGGATCGCCAGGTGCATCTTTGGGCCAACCTACTTCCGAGTCAGCTATACAGCTTCCGTTCCAGCAATTTCCTCCAACCCCAAAATACTTCAAGATCCACAATGCAAAGCAACCATAAGCTTCATTGACATTAGCTGTATCCAATAGAATCGTACAGATGTAGGATCCACCCAATCAGAATTTGACAAGGAGGCAGTGCTTGTGCGGTACCCGGCCGCGCTTAGATCTCTGGGAGTGGCGGTTGTTTCAATATGGCGGATGTTGTTTACTGGAGTAAAGACCGTAtcctttgtaaaaataaaaccgtGTTAACAGGTCAGTTATAATTGTGCAGTACTCAACGGATTCAGTACTAGTAATTCATTTAGAGAGGGTGGTTTTAGCGGTAGCTAAAATATTCCAGAAAGGTAATTCAAAGCTTTTTGAACCGCCTCAGTCCCACAGGTTGTACTGTCTAATATATttataggtactgtacagtattaactATTAGTGTATCTAAATGATCGTTTTGTGCTTGACATTCCAGGTGCTCGAACCCTCCTTTCCTTTCTGCAAGTACTCTGTTCTATCGGTATTGCATATTGATTGCTTGCTTTGCCATATTCCTAGTTGTATACATAGCTAAAATATCCGAAAGCGTACAGTACACTTAACTCGCACTGAAAAACACGCAGTTCTACCAAATGTCtaatccttgacctttattatattaatatatagaagaagaaaaaaatgcggAAAGAAGaatctaaacttatttacaaaaatatagcaaaacaaaatacagatggTACcgtccatacatacatacaactacAGCTCTCGATGCGCTCGCccagcttctttttttaagcacccaaacaaaaaccAACGCTAGAAAAAACAACTTCGAATCttaaacgggatatctttggcaaatcatattgttaaaaccttattttttcccattcaacATAACTAATTGAATTCACCTTACCTCATTTACAGTTACTAACAACACCATTTATTTGTCCATGCGCAACTTCAGTCCGTGGCACGTCATGTGCGATTTACACCAAGTACTGAGAAAGAAAGTGAAAACGACGAGCACGTTGTTGTTTTTGCACTAGTCTATGTGTAACATCAAAATCATACTATATATCTGAGTATTTGAGAAGTTTCAGCTGTTTGTGCACCTTCCTGTGACTTAATTGACTCCAGAATGTTGGTTTATACTTTAAAAACTTGAAATTTAGTTATGGAAGTAATGGAGAAGGGAGGTTAAATATGTTTGCTTCTCTTGTTTCCATGTTGGATAGCTTGGCAGAGCAGAGTCATGTACAGTACTACTGTACTCAAGAATATCTCCTTTAATTGGTAAAGGGATAAACCACACCCAGTAGTAAACATATTACAATAAACTATAATGCAACATCAGTTTATTTCTGTAACTATAATACACAGTATCTGATGAAGATCAACCCATGGTGGTTATTCCAGGCAAGTACAGCTAACCAGTGTTACTCttttcccagaaaaaaaaaaaaaaaaaacattcaaagttgaaacagaaaaatgaaattttgCACATTTTGACTAAAAGAATGCTCATTCTTTCATTGTACTGTGTATTTCTCTGCAGGCTTGACCAACAAAGGGAATCTGCGAATGGGGTTGATGGGGAAAGGTTGCAGGAGTGTGGAGGGGATAAAGAAGGTGGCGGCGCGGGTCTCTGATGGTCCTGATGGCTCTCTGAAGGCATCCAAGGAAGGGCTAAAGAAGATGGAAGCACGGGTCTCTGATGGTCCTGACGGCTGTCTGAAGGAATCCAAGGAAGGGCTAAAGAAGGTGGCAGCGCGGGTCTCTGATGGTCCTGACGGCTGTCTGAAGGAATCCAAGGAAGGGCTAAAGAAGGTGGCAGCGCCCCGAATCTCTGAGGGTTCGGTCCACTCTCTGAAGAAATCTGAGACGAGGCAGGCTAATGCCAATCAGGTGAGATACACAGTGTTGCAccagcaaaaaacacaaacattaggGATGACCAAACCACAgacagttttatattttatatttcttcTCAATAAAATACAACTTCAGGACTTTTCTGGTATGAAGATGCAGGTAGGCATATAAAAGATATAAATGATAAATCTCGACATGTACTCATAAATTTGCACACGACTGCACTACTTATTGTGCTTTGAATGTCAAAAATATACATGTTTGTTCTCCATGGACACAATATAATGATTAGGGCTAAGTTGATGAGTAGGGTGACTTAGAGCAAacccatgttgtttttttattattatggttCTAAAGGCTACTGGTCTGTACAAGTTAAATAATTAATCCTAACTCTTATAAGAATCTCTCTACTCCTTCTCctaagacttctattgcatagcagttttacccattctaggttttaatacaagcttgattatccacagtgtataggtaataagctcaggtgtTGTCTTATTAAACCATCCCTGCTACCAAGGAGACAGCAACATAAAGTAGTGAGAgtcaatagtgtgtgtgtgttataaaaacCTGAGGTTGAGACATTAAACTGAGGTCCTGTCTGCTTTGTGGGCATTAATTATCTCATGGACATTAATTATCTCTTGGACATCTTTAGAAGAGAGTCAGGGGTCCCCTGGTGTCTCATGGATAAAATGCAGTACAGGCCAGAAAATGATGGCCTGGCTGTATTCCTCCCTGGCAAATTATATATCTTCAAACAGTATTTCACCAGAATATGGATGTGAACTACCAGATGGTTgttataatttttatatatatatatatatatatatatatatatatatatatatatatatatatgtatttgctaCAAGCCTGTAGTACTGTACATTAGGCTGAATGAACTGAGAATGACTCCCCTGTTGTTGTGCAGATTCTGGCTGATGCAGCAGAAGGCAGGAGCGCGTCCCTAAAGGATCTGTGCCCAGAGGACAAGCGACGCATCGCCAACCTCATCCAAGAGCTTGCCAGGTACCGGGGCTGTCATAATGAGTGAATAGAAGTTTGAAATCAGGGTTTCCTTTTGCATAAGGAGCTTCTGTAGACAGGTGGGATTTAGTGAATCATTCCAGTCTGCAGTTTCCTGATGTGCAGACAGATCAACACAGGCAACTGCTGAAGTGTTCATGGGAGTGCCATAGGGAGCTAATTAAAAGTGAAGGGACTTACCTCTAGGAAAGAGTCTTGGGAATAAGTAAATGAAACCTGCCAATGCCTGCTACTTGCTTGCAGTGTGATCCTTGTTTCTGTGTTATGAAAAGAAGACACCTGAGAGCCAAACCTACCCATCTTAAAActgaagcagcagcagaagaATTAAGCTTGGCACTAGTTTGTACTTGGTATTTAAAGGTATAATAATTTCTTACCTTTTGTTAGGAtataattattctattacccggAACACAGGAAATTAATCAGAGGTAAAACAAGGTCCTTAACATGTATGGCTGGTTTCATTTTCAAGTAGGAGTATGGAAGGCACACAGAATCAAGGACAAGTCTCCATTACTTTGCAGTCGAATTCAATGTTGTCAAAAAATCTGTATTGGATTAAAAGATGAGAGGTGTAGCCATAAGTCTTGCCATGCAACAGCTTCCTAAAAGCATTCTAGGatgcacatttaaaatgttaaccaTAGATCAGACAAAGTGCCTCCTTTCTTGGGTTCCTCAGTGCATTCTAGGAAGGCTTGTTTTACAcctttttaacaataaaatatattcgTTTGGTAGCTACAGAGTAGAGGAGAAATAAAACATGAGCATTTAAGAACAATGGTTTTCAAACTGAGTTAGTCCACTGGAGGTCAGTGGGTCACCTAGGTGTTGTGAGGATTTCTTATAAAGCTTTGACCATGCAAACCTACCCAGACTAGCCTGCTGTtgtacagtgccgagaaaaagtttgtgaaccccaatgataattatggaaattccatagttttaccatgatagccttcttgaatcaaagtcttttcttaaatatccaatagggtttatattaatcaattccatgtcttttgaaacaaaatgatgtatgaattagacaaacaatgagtaattaagattcagggtatgtgaaagtaagtgaacccctggttttatcagctcaattaaggggataattaaaatcaggtgtttaaataattaggtagatcttcaggggtgaatTTGGGAGGCCCCACTCTATATAAAGATCgaaaactttgtgagtttggtcttcaccatacagatGTGTGGAAACatgtcatgccacgatcaaaagaaatctctgaggacttcagaaaaacagttattgatgctcatcagtctagaaagggttacacaAATCTACTCTcggacagatagtctacaaatggagaaagttcaagaccacacggtcgtcctaccaaaatctctccaagaacaaactggaaaatcatcaaggatgtcacaaagaaccccagagtaacatccaaggttctgcaggccactctcgccttggctaatgtgagtgttcatgactcaactattagaaaaagactgaacaagaatggtgttcatggaaggatagccaggaggaaaccactgctctctaaaaagaacatggCTGCCTCTGAAGTtcaccaaagagcacatagatgatccacaagactcctggaacaatgttctgtggacagacgagtcaaaggtagaactttttggcctccatgagaaacgttatgtttggcgaaaaccaaacactgcgttcgaacagaagaacctcatcccaaccgtcaagcatggtggtgtgagtgtgatggtttggggctgctttgctgcctcaggacctggacggcttgccatcattgacacaaccataaattctgcattgtatcataagattctagaggagaatatcaggccatctgtccgtgagctgaagctgaaccgaaagtgggtcatgcagcaagacaatgatcctaaacatacaagcagatctacaaaagagtggctgcagaagaagaaattccgcgttttagaatggcctagtcaaagttcggacctaaaccccattgaaatgttgtggcaggacctgaagcgagctgtccacgCAAGGAATCCCTCAAATGTCACCGGgctgaagcagttctgtaaggaggaatgggccaaaattcctcaaaactgaTGAGAGACttaccaacagttacaggaaatgcTTAGTTTAactcattgctgctcaaggggtgccaccagttactgaatctaaaggtttaCATACTTTTtaacacatggatattgaatgttgaatcatttgtggataaataaatgttgaaatagtatcatgtttt from Acipenser ruthenus chromosome 2, fAciRut3.2 maternal haplotype, whole genome shotgun sequence includes the following:
- the LOC131697416 gene encoding tubulin polyglutamylase complex subunit 2-like isoform X2, with the protein product MESYGNPVAEGVVSSFEESRPGVTDVKFVEKEPAERHVILSWELKHCCILPEDLRDFYLTTDGFQLTWSAKFDGQPVPLGSMVINSVCALSPLCESPLYSLPSAPTLADLDSESDSEGVKSQPVKPHFDSRSRIFELDACNGNGKVCLVYRNVKPRLVAQQCEVWFLDRALYWHFLTESFIAYYRLMVTHLGLPEWQYRFTKYGPSPQTKQWSCLYRPITSSCDPHTDQGEPFLNKLDPNRAFRGKAKLPTPKKKIATQSTGAQRGRNMGASAARK
- the LOC131697416 gene encoding tubulin polyglutamylase complex subunit 2-like isoform X1, producing the protein MRCIIKFSKRNNTVMGEVMNGDSMKGVVDLLTLGITRILESRPGVTDVKFVEKEPAERHVILSWELKHCCILPEDLRDFYLTTDGFQLTWSAKFDGQPVPLGSMVINSVCALSPLCESPLYSLPSAPTLADLDSESDSEGVKSQPVKPHFDSRSRIFELDACNGNGKVCLVYRNVKPRLVAQQCEVWFLDRALYWHFLTESFIAYYRLMVTHLGLPEWQYRFTKYGPSPQTKQWSCLYRPITSSCDPHTDQGEPFLNKLDPNRAFRGKAKLPTPKKKIATQSTGAQRGRNMGASAARK
- the LOC131697416 gene encoding tubulin polyglutamylase complex subunit 2-like isoform X3 — encoded protein: MRCIIKFSKRNNTVMGEVMNGDSMKGVVDLLTLGITRILESRPGVTDVKFVEKEPAERHVILSWELKHCCILPEDLRDFYLTTDGFQLTWSAKFDGQPVPLGSMVINSVCALSPLCESPLYSLPSAPTLADLDSESDSEGKRSDSQRSIA